Proteins from a single region of Oceanispirochaeta sp. M1:
- a CDS encoding ABC transporter permease yields MATDRKSRYLASVYGLGISLGVAFLVMLIMIFIMSKAPMQTLYYFFVGPLMNKYYLGNMLNAAAPLILTGLGISFAFKSSMFNLGGEGQVYVGGLAATAVCLMIPEMSAVIGIPLSLAAALGAGALVAGLSGYFKYKWKTDELISTFLISNALIFIVDNLITGVLHDPESSLLVSRKIAEQFWFLKILLPSNLNISILFILLLAVLAYFYLFKTHQGYEMRITGLSPEFARYGGINVKKYFLIPMVLSGGLHGLAGAVSVMGTQHMLFKGFSGGMGWNGIAVALIARNHPIAVIPAALFFAYIEAGAKSAMINSDVTMEIAAVVQAVVFYLITAKVIQDLAARRSVKV; encoded by the coding sequence TTGGCAACTGATCGAAAAAGCCGTTATCTGGCTTCAGTTTACGGCCTGGGCATCAGCCTGGGAGTCGCTTTTCTTGTTATGCTCATCATGATTTTTATTATGAGTAAGGCTCCGATGCAGACTCTCTATTACTTCTTTGTGGGTCCTCTGATGAACAAGTATTATCTGGGGAATATGCTGAATGCGGCAGCCCCGCTCATACTGACAGGCTTGGGTATCTCCTTTGCTTTTAAGTCTTCCATGTTTAATCTGGGGGGGGAGGGACAGGTTTATGTCGGAGGTCTCGCTGCTACAGCAGTTTGTCTGATGATTCCCGAAATGAGCGCTGTTATCGGGATACCTCTCAGTCTGGCGGCAGCTTTGGGCGCCGGTGCTCTTGTGGCAGGACTCTCAGGTTATTTCAAGTATAAATGGAAAACAGATGAATTGATTTCCACCTTTCTCATATCCAATGCCCTTATTTTCATTGTGGATAATTTGATCACAGGGGTGCTTCACGATCCGGAGAGCAGCCTTCTTGTCTCAAGGAAAATTGCCGAACAATTCTGGTTTCTGAAAATTCTTCTCCCTTCGAACCTGAATATCAGTATTCTTTTTATATTACTTCTTGCGGTTCTCGCCTATTTTTACCTCTTTAAAACTCATCAGGGCTATGAAATGAGAATTACAGGCCTCAGCCCTGAATTCGCCCGCTACGGCGGCATCAATGTGAAGAAGTACTTCCTGATTCCCATGGTATTGAGCGGTGGTCTTCACGGATTAGCCGGGGCCGTCTCGGTAATGGGAACACAGCATATGCTGTTTAAGGGTTTCTCCGGAGGAATGGGCTGGAATGGGATTGCTGTGGCATTAATTGCCAGGAATCATCCCATTGCTGTTATCCCGGCGGCCCTTTTCTTTGCCTATATTGAGGCAGGAGCCAAATCAGCCATGATCAATTCGGATGTGACCATGGAGATCGCCGCTGTTGTACAGGCTGTTGTTTTTTATCTGATTACTGCCAAAGTTATTCAGGATCTGGCAGCAAGAAGGAGTGTGAAAGTATGA
- a CDS encoding D-2-hydroxyacid dehydrogenase, translated as MKIVVLDGYTLNPGDLSWESLEKLGDLKFYDRTDATEIVSRIGDAEAVITNKTPLSAETIKACPHIKYIGVLATGYNVVDVRAAAAADIPVCNIPSYGTTAVAQFAFAQLLNICHHVQDHADTVREGKWTACSDFCYWDYPLTELAGKTMGIIGYGRIGQATGKIAQAFGMNVLAFDEYQNKDLICDTMAYGTLEEVLAQSDIISLHCPLFDSTEGMVNKESIAKMKDGVIIINTSRGPLIVEADLAEALKSGKVRAAGLDVVSTEPIKADNVLLKAPNCFITPHIAWAPLESRSRLMNIAVDNLAAFLKGSPVNKVN; from the coding sequence ATGAAAATTGTAGTACTCGATGGATATACTCTGAATCCCGGAGACCTCTCCTGGGAAAGTTTGGAAAAACTTGGGGATCTCAAATTTTATGACAGAACTGATGCAACAGAGATTGTCAGCAGAATCGGCGATGCCGAAGCTGTTATTACCAATAAAACTCCTCTTTCAGCGGAAACCATAAAAGCCTGCCCCCATATCAAATATATCGGAGTTCTGGCTACAGGCTATAACGTTGTTGATGTAAGAGCCGCTGCCGCTGCTGATATCCCTGTTTGTAATATTCCCAGCTATGGAACAACTGCAGTAGCACAGTTTGCATTTGCCCAGCTGTTGAACATCTGCCACCATGTGCAGGATCATGCAGACACTGTAAGAGAGGGAAAGTGGACCGCATGTTCCGACTTCTGCTACTGGGACTATCCCCTTACAGAACTGGCTGGAAAGACCATGGGTATTATCGGTTACGGCCGTATCGGTCAGGCAACCGGAAAAATCGCTCAGGCATTCGGCATGAATGTGCTGGCTTTTGATGAGTACCAGAATAAGGATTTAATCTGTGACACAATGGCTTACGGAACTCTTGAAGAGGTTCTGGCACAGTCAGATATAATTTCCCTCCACTGTCCTCTCTTTGACTCCACAGAAGGTATGGTTAATAAGGAAAGCATCGCCAAGATGAAGGACGGAGTTATTATCATCAATACGTCCAGAGGTCCTCTGATTGTTGAAGCTGATCTGGCAGAAGCTCTGAAGAGCGGAAAGGTTAGAGCAGCTGGACTGGATGTTGTATCCACAGAGCCTATCAAAGCGGACAATGTCCTGCTGAAGGCTCCCAATTGTTTTATTACTCCCCATATTGCATGGGCTCCTCTGGAATCCCGTTCCAGACTGATGAATATTGCCGTGGATAACCTGGCCGCTTTTCTAAAAGGTTCTCCTGTTAACAAGGTTAACTGA
- a CDS encoding BMP family ABC transporter substrate-binding protein — MKRNRVILILMVLAFFAPFSAFSTGQQEAASPDEVKPFRVAVIVPGVTAGSSIYTQLVEGAQKAVDEYENASMKTVELGFNQAEWAEKMTSIVATGMYDVVITSNPSMPYVSMDIAAQFPDQKFIFVDGYIDGHPQMVSYSYNQVEQSYMLGTMAGLITTSDMEGANSDLKIGIIVAQEYPALNKMMVPGFIQGAKSINPDIELDYRVVGNWYDANKAAELAKSMIDAGVDVIGVIAGGAAPGVFDVAAKRNKYVMYWDDNAYASAPGVIAGCGALQHSRLVYEVLTDAINGKTEYGKVHVLSVQDGYIEFITDDPEYIKTVPEDLREKQQAVIDSIKSGNLVLEAPAL; from the coding sequence ATGAAAAGGAACCGAGTAATTCTAATCCTGATGGTGCTGGCATTTTTTGCTCCATTCTCAGCTTTTTCTACAGGGCAGCAGGAAGCTGCTTCCCCTGATGAAGTAAAACCCTTCCGGGTTGCTGTCATTGTCCCCGGTGTAACCGCCGGCAGTTCTATTTATACGCAGTTGGTGGAAGGGGCTCAGAAGGCTGTTGATGAGTACGAAAATGCCTCAATGAAGACTGTTGAACTTGGATTTAATCAGGCCGAATGGGCCGAGAAAATGACATCCATTGTTGCAACGGGAATGTATGATGTTGTCATTACATCTAATCCTTCCATGCCCTATGTCAGTATGGATATTGCTGCTCAGTTTCCTGATCAGAAATTTATATTTGTAGATGGTTATATTGATGGACATCCTCAGATGGTCAGTTATTCCTATAATCAGGTGGAACAGTCCTATATGCTGGGAACTATGGCCGGCTTGATTACTACCAGTGATATGGAGGGTGCAAACTCCGACCTGAAAATTGGGATTATTGTTGCTCAGGAATATCCGGCTCTTAATAAAATGATGGTTCCCGGTTTTATTCAGGGAGCAAAGTCTATCAATCCCGATATTGAACTGGATTACCGTGTTGTCGGAAACTGGTATGACGCAAATAAAGCAGCTGAACTGGCTAAAAGTATGATCGATGCGGGTGTTGATGTCATCGGTGTCATTGCCGGCGGTGCAGCTCCCGGTGTTTTTGATGTGGCTGCGAAAAGAAACAAATACGTGATGTACTGGGATGACAATGCCTATGCTTCTGCTCCCGGAGTCATTGCAGGCTGCGGTGCTCTTCAGCATTCCCGCCTTGTTTATGAGGTTCTCACAGATGCCATCAATGGAAAAACAGAATACGGTAAGGTTCATGTCCTTTCAGTTCAGGACGGGTATATCGAATTTATCACAGATGATCCTGAATATATCAAAACCGTCCCTGAAGATCTAAGAGAAAAACAACAGGCTGTTATTGATTCCATCAAGTCGGGGAATCTTGTCCTGGAAGCTCCGGCTCTTTAG
- a CDS encoding aldehyde ferredoxin oxidoreductase family protein — MSGSMYDRIIRVNCSEGNSRVWTVPEDLKSWIGGMGYGTKILSDEVSPGTDPLSPDNKIILTIGPLTGTSAPMHAQSCIVTKSPLTNTILNCYAGGFIGAELKYCGIDGVILEGRSEEWKILIIDNDSVSFESAEQLMGLGTEETETWIKKKYGADYKTMSIGRAGEKLVRMASVFSETRTYGRGGAGAVLGSKRIKAIAFRGTRGVAVADPGELSRLSSENMKVIQDSCNEEYNLLGMFSKYGTGAGMGLVQSRGVLATKNSQYGSFHKSEDISGQFYEKNFYTRTISCHGCPVHCGRIHKFNTHDGGKSWARGPEYETMYSLGSQLLNGDAHVLAEANRLTEVYGVDSLTMGVTIAFAFECAEKGLIKEEGLDLKFGDPESILGLLKLIGEREGIGNILAEGPALAAKEIGGGSEAFAMHVKNSGFAAWMPRRMIGTGLAFATSNRGACHKRAPIGEEITGKVDMLSFENKASMVKTNQDMVNAIFTLISCRFHEFVTPRDFYPAYIKAASGIDLDLPGFYSLGEKIWNLEKLFNLKAGLGRKDDILPERCFKDKVKGESSEFSVIDYDRWQDMLSEYYELRGWNYDGVPGGEILKKLDLEKYRFESPC; from the coding sequence ATGTCTGGAAGTATGTATGACCGAATCATTAGGGTGAACTGCAGTGAAGGGAACAGCAGGGTCTGGACTGTTCCCGAAGATCTCAAGTCCTGGATAGGCGGGATGGGATATGGAACCAAAATATTAAGTGATGAAGTTTCACCCGGTACAGATCCTTTATCTCCTGATAATAAAATCATTCTGACTATCGGCCCATTAACGGGAACCAGCGCTCCTATGCATGCTCAATCCTGTATCGTTACAAAATCGCCACTCACAAATACAATATTGAATTGCTATGCCGGTGGGTTTATCGGGGCGGAGCTTAAGTACTGCGGTATCGATGGTGTTATTCTGGAAGGACGTTCTGAGGAATGGAAAATCCTCATTATTGATAATGATTCTGTGAGCTTTGAATCTGCCGAACAGCTAATGGGTTTGGGAACCGAGGAAACAGAGACCTGGATTAAGAAAAAATACGGTGCTGATTACAAGACCATGTCCATTGGACGGGCAGGGGAAAAACTTGTTCGTATGGCCTCTGTTTTTTCTGAAACCCGGACATATGGTCGGGGTGGAGCCGGGGCTGTTCTGGGCTCCAAGCGAATAAAAGCTATTGCGTTCAGAGGAACCCGGGGAGTCGCTGTTGCAGATCCCGGAGAGCTCTCCCGTCTATCCTCGGAGAACATGAAAGTAATTCAGGACTCCTGCAATGAAGAATACAATCTGTTGGGAATGTTCTCCAAGTACGGAACTGGAGCCGGGATGGGGCTTGTTCAGTCCCGGGGCGTTCTTGCTACAAAAAACTCCCAGTACGGAAGCTTTCATAAATCAGAAGATATTTCCGGACAGTTCTATGAAAAAAACTTCTATACCCGGACTATTTCCTGTCATGGCTGCCCTGTCCACTGTGGGCGGATCCACAAGTTCAATACCCATGATGGCGGAAAATCATGGGCCCGGGGGCCTGAATACGAAACCATGTATTCTCTGGGGTCTCAACTTCTTAATGGGGATGCTCATGTCCTGGCAGAAGCCAATCGCCTGACAGAAGTGTATGGTGTTGATTCCCTGACCATGGGAGTGACAATTGCATTTGCATTTGAATGTGCAGAGAAAGGACTCATTAAGGAAGAAGGGCTGGACCTCAAGTTCGGAGATCCGGAATCCATACTGGGTTTGCTGAAATTGATCGGAGAGCGGGAAGGAATCGGGAATATTCTGGCAGAAGGACCCGCATTGGCTGCCAAAGAAATCGGCGGCGGATCGGAAGCCTTTGCCATGCATGTCAAAAACTCAGGATTTGCAGCCTGGATGCCCCGGAGAATGATCGGGACAGGACTTGCCTTTGCTACCTCCAACCGCGGAGCCTGTCATAAAAGGGCTCCCATCGGTGAAGAAATAACCGGTAAGGTAGATATGCTCAGTTTTGAAAACAAGGCATCTATGGTTAAGACAAATCAGGATATGGTTAATGCCATTTTTACCCTTATCAGCTGTCGTTTCCATGAATTTGTTACACCCCGGGATTTCTACCCGGCTTATATAAAAGCTGCTTCGGGGATTGATCTCGATCTTCCGGGATTCTACTCTCTTGGAGAAAAAATATGGAATCTTGAGAAACTTTTCAATCTCAAGGCAGGTTTGGGAAGGAAGGATGATATTCTTCCGGAGCGTTGTTTTAAAGACAAGGTAAAAGGAGAAAGTTCGGAGTTTTCAGTCATCGATTATGACAGATGGCAGGATATGCTCAGCGAGTATTATGAGCTGAGGGGCTGGAATTATGATGGTGTCCCCGGAGGAGAGATACTTAAAAAACTTGATCTGGAAAAATACCGTTTTGAAAGCCCTTGTTGA
- a CDS encoding ABC transporter ATP-binding protein gives MKPYLIMKNITKTYPGPNLIANDNVNIEVRKGEIHALAGENGAGKSTLMKVLYGMERPNSGEIIINGESVTIASPKVANRLGIGMVHQHFKLINEFTVAQNVVLGREPRWGGLFFDNKKALADVSALIKENNFHISPDAKISDLSVGQMQQVEIIKMLYRKVDLLILDEPTSVLTEQEIQRLFQNLKSLVQQGKTIIIITHKLAEIIDISDRITVMRKGHVVAVKNTDEVDEKDISKMMVGKSVIFDFKKEEGFCSDPIFTLNNACVIKKHQKRPLLDQVNLSVKTCEILGITGVAGNGLTELENVVSGLQPLSSGSVFYNDEDISRKSVMEIREAGLSYVPTDRLQRGASLQTSIKENLIISDHHDYMNRGGIFNGGRIENHAKKLIDEYLISGGENVPIGTLSGGNIQKVILARELERVKDFILFSEPTWGLDVGSSDFIYEKILEVRARGVAVMLISSNIDEVLSLADRMIVMYRGRVVMNSKSSPELTRELIGEYMLGLRDDFAPADDVEKGGSLGN, from the coding sequence GTGAAGCCTTATCTCATAATGAAGAACATCACTAAGACCTATCCCGGTCCAAATCTTATCGCCAATGATAACGTCAATATTGAGGTAAGGAAGGGGGAGATCCATGCCCTGGCAGGAGAGAACGGAGCCGGTAAAAGCACATTGATGAAGGTGCTGTACGGCATGGAGCGACCCAATTCAGGTGAAATCATAATAAACGGTGAGTCCGTTACAATTGCCAGTCCCAAGGTAGCCAATCGTCTGGGGATAGGTATGGTCCATCAGCACTTTAAATTAATCAATGAATTCACGGTGGCCCAGAATGTTGTGCTGGGACGGGAACCCAGGTGGGGCGGTCTTTTTTTTGATAACAAAAAAGCCCTTGCCGATGTGTCGGCTTTAATTAAGGAAAATAATTTTCATATCTCTCCGGATGCAAAGATCTCTGATCTGAGTGTAGGACAGATGCAGCAGGTTGAGATCATTAAAATGCTGTATCGAAAGGTTGATCTTCTTATTCTGGATGAACCGACTTCGGTCTTGACAGAACAGGAAATCCAGAGGCTCTTTCAGAATCTGAAATCTCTGGTCCAGCAGGGTAAAACGATTATTATTATTACCCATAAATTAGCGGAGATTATCGACATCTCAGATAGAATTACGGTCATGCGCAAAGGACATGTTGTGGCCGTTAAAAATACGGATGAGGTGGACGAGAAAGATATTTCAAAGATGATGGTTGGAAAGAGTGTGATCTTTGATTTTAAAAAGGAAGAAGGGTTCTGTTCAGATCCGATTTTTACTTTGAATAATGCCTGTGTTATAAAGAAGCATCAAAAACGGCCTCTGTTGGATCAGGTCAATCTCAGTGTGAAAACCTGTGAAATCCTCGGCATAACCGGAGTCGCCGGCAATGGGCTGACTGAGCTTGAAAATGTAGTCTCAGGGCTCCAGCCTCTCAGCAGCGGGAGTGTTTTCTATAATGACGAAGACATAAGCAGGAAGTCTGTGATGGAAATCCGGGAGGCAGGCTTATCCTATGTTCCTACGGACCGCCTTCAGCGGGGGGCCAGTCTTCAGACATCAATCAAAGAGAATCTGATCATTTCTGATCACCATGATTATATGAACCGCGGCGGTATATTTAACGGTGGCCGGATTGAGAATCATGCCAAAAAACTTATAGATGAATATCTCATTTCCGGTGGAGAGAATGTCCCGATCGGAACCCTGTCCGGAGGAAATATTCAGAAAGTCATACTTGCCAGAGAACTGGAGAGGGTTAAAGATTTTATTCTTTTTTCCGAACCGACCTGGGGACTTGATGTGGGCAGCAGTGATTTTATTTATGAAAAAATTCTTGAAGTGAGAGCAAGGGGAGTCGCCGTTATGCTGATTTCATCGAACATCGATGAAGTCCTTTCTCTGGCCGACAGGATGATTGTTATGTACCGCGGCAGGGTGGTTATGAACAGTAAATCATCTCCCGAACTGACACGGGAATTAATTGGAGAGTATATGCTTGGTTTAAGGGACGATTTTGCTCCCGCAGATGATGTGGAAAAGGGGGGCTCCCTTGGCAACTGA
- a CDS encoding FadR/GntR family transcriptional regulator, translated as MFEQVHPQKFYMQIARQIKNSIKEGRFVMGDMLPSERILAEQFGASRASIREALSALEMLGLIESKSGKGNIIKADASEGSIDSELLRSLLQGHDPYEIFETRLELEPRLAGLAALRATEEEKKQLHVKYKSLCKLSGQYSAGTETALDELLEEDRMLHLAIGRCSHNSVLITVFSAVNAMMKETHWKVLYKKALQKPVNMESYLKAHESILKAIDQKMDGQVRTEMSKYIKSIQEEIF; from the coding sequence ATGTTTGAGCAGGTACATCCTCAAAAATTCTATATGCAGATTGCCAGACAAATCAAGAACTCTATTAAAGAGGGACGATTCGTTATGGGTGATATGCTTCCCTCAGAGCGAATTCTGGCCGAACAGTTCGGAGCTTCCCGGGCCAGTATAAGAGAGGCCTTGAGCGCGTTGGAAATGCTGGGCTTGATTGAGAGTAAAAGCGGCAAGGGTAACATCATCAAAGCGGATGCTTCAGAAGGCTCCATTGACAGTGAGCTGCTCCGTTCTCTTCTCCAGGGCCATGATCCCTATGAAATCTTTGAAACCAGGCTGGAGCTGGAGCCCCGCCTGGCAGGTTTGGCGGCTCTCAGGGCAACAGAAGAAGAAAAGAAGCAGCTTCATGTAAAGTACAAATCTCTCTGTAAGCTGTCCGGCCAGTATTCTGCAGGGACAGAAACTGCTCTTGATGAGCTTCTTGAAGAAGACAGAATGCTTCATCTGGCCATCGGCCGCTGTTCTCATAACAGTGTTCTGATCACCGTTTTTTCGGCTGTGAATGCCATGATGAAAGAAACTCACTGGAAAGTTCTGTACAAAAAAGCATTGCAGAAACCGGTGAATATGGAATCCTATCTGAAGGCTCACGAAAGTATACTGAAGGCTATTGATCAGAAAATGGATGGGCAGGTCAGAACAGAAATGTCCAAATATATAAAATCAATTCAAGAGGAAATATTCTAA
- a CDS encoding 4Fe-4S binding protein has protein sequence MTKRFLVDPTKCTECGRCVMACSLEKLGIVQPQEARIKIRRQWPEPPLMEVCLFEECPGQPCVASCPFGAIKEIDGKVFINPDLCKGCSKCVAACPSNAIRMIGPLAVKCDLCGGTPACIAECVTNALTYIG, from the coding sequence ATGACGAAACGTTTTCTGGTAGATCCGACAAAATGTACAGAGTGCGGCAGATGTGTAATGGCTTGTTCCCTTGAGAAACTTGGAATTGTCCAGCCTCAGGAAGCCAGGATAAAAATCAGAAGGCAGTGGCCTGAACCTCCGCTTATGGAAGTCTGCCTTTTTGAAGAATGTCCCGGGCAGCCCTGTGTTGCGTCCTGTCCTTTCGGGGCCATCAAAGAGATCGATGGAAAGGTTTTTATCAATCCCGATCTCTGTAAGGGCTGTTCGAAATGTGTTGCAGCCTGTCCTTCCAATGCTATTCGAATGATCGGCCCCTTGGCTGTTAAATGTGATCTCTGCGGCGGAACACCCGCCTGCATTGCTGAATGTGTAACCAACGCTTTGACTTATATAGGATAA
- a CDS encoding GntR family transcriptional regulator: MRQSTKYGEIIHHIYGLIEEKKILPGNGLPSISELSRTLSVARETVVKAYKILKQEGLIDSVPGKGFFLLTDRISSGSRVLLILNSFNPYMQVLYNSFAEALPEGVTADVYFHHNSYETLRNLLESSRKRYTHCIVKPFQDKRVPDLLENLDSRRTLILDRGEYSPDGFSYLCQDFSGGIKDALLQVLERIKSYDSLNLIRAVNNPHPEESFQAFSSFLSEQKIPGEIIPGFDKTMIRKGSAYLLLTEQDLVSVLSVVSDKGWIPGKDLGILSYNDFPLLEYVAGGISSLSIDFEKMGERAAQFPLMNVGINEILKPGLILRSSF, from the coding sequence ATGAGGCAGAGTACCAAGTACGGTGAAATAATCCATCACATATACGGACTGATCGAAGAGAAGAAGATTCTTCCCGGTAACGGATTACCCTCCATTTCCGAACTCAGCCGTACCTTGTCTGTTGCCCGGGAAACCGTAGTGAAGGCCTATAAAATCCTTAAGCAGGAAGGGCTGATCGATTCGGTTCCGGGAAAAGGGTTCTTTCTACTGACAGACAGGATCAGCAGTGGCTCCAGGGTCCTGCTTATTCTCAACAGTTTTAATCCCTATATGCAGGTTCTCTATAATTCATTTGCCGAGGCTCTTCCGGAAGGAGTCACGGCGGATGTCTACTTTCACCATAACAGCTATGAGACTCTGAGGAATCTTCTGGAATCCAGCCGCAAACGCTATACCCACTGTATTGTCAAACCCTTTCAGGATAAGAGAGTTCCCGATCTTCTGGAAAACCTTGATTCCAGGAGAACCCTGATTCTCGACAGGGGCGAATACAGTCCGGACGGTTTCTCATACCTCTGTCAGGATTTTTCAGGAGGGATCAAAGATGCACTTCTGCAGGTCCTTGAACGAATTAAATCTTACGACAGCCTGAATCTGATCAGGGCCGTGAATAATCCTCATCCCGAAGAATCTTTTCAGGCCTTCTCCTCTTTTCTTTCAGAGCAGAAGATTCCCGGTGAGATCATTCCGGGATTTGATAAAACAATGATAAGGAAGGGCTCTGCCTATCTGCTTTTAACAGAACAGGATCTTGTTTCTGTATTATCTGTTGTTTCGGATAAGGGATGGATACCGGGAAAGGATCTTGGTATCCTCTCCTATAATGATTTTCCCCTTCTTGAATATGTTGCCGGTGGTATTTCCAGTCTCTCAATTGATTTTGAGAAGATGGGGGAGAGGGCAGCCCAGTTCCCTTTGATGAATGTCGGAATCAATGAGATTCTTAAACCCGGTCTTATCCTTCGTTCTTCCTTCTGA
- a CDS encoding L-threonylcarbamoyladenylate synthase, whose protein sequence is MIFNSSEENIKKAADIILQGGLVAFPTETVYGLGGNALDPKAVAGIFEAKKRPSFDPLITHIADLGKLEEIADIKDDRIYKLAEKFWPGALTLIVPKRDIIPSLVTSGLQTMAVRMPDHPIALSLIRQSSGAVAAPSANSFGYLSPTEALHVEEDLGARIDMVLEGGPCRVGVESTVLDLSRENPIILRPGGLTRQEIESVLGPVDVFNRSTTSPTAPGQLEMHYSPRTTLHIVESLSLLPSELKAGAGALIYSDPAKGKGFSCQEILSPSADPVEAASRLFSALHALDHQNLKCIYAEVIPEEGIGRAVMDRIYKASEK, encoded by the coding sequence ATGATATTCAACAGCAGTGAAGAAAATATAAAAAAAGCCGCAGATATAATCCTACAGGGAGGTCTGGTAGCTTTCCCGACAGAAACAGTATATGGACTGGGCGGAAATGCCCTTGATCCCAAGGCTGTCGCAGGAATCTTTGAAGCCAAGAAACGACCCAGTTTTGACCCCCTGATCACCCATATTGCAGATCTTGGGAAACTGGAAGAAATTGCTGATATAAAAGATGACAGAATTTATAAGCTGGCTGAGAAATTCTGGCCCGGTGCTCTCACTCTCATTGTTCCTAAAAGAGATATTATTCCTTCACTTGTCACATCCGGACTGCAGACCATGGCAGTGAGAATGCCGGATCATCCCATTGCACTGTCTCTGATAAGGCAGTCCAGTGGTGCCGTAGCCGCACCCTCTGCAAACTCTTTCGGATATCTCAGCCCCACCGAAGCGCTGCATGTGGAAGAGGATCTGGGAGCCAGAATTGATATGGTACTGGAAGGCGGTCCCTGCCGTGTGGGTGTGGAATCCACTGTCCTTGATCTGAGCCGTGAAAACCCCATAATATTAAGACCCGGCGGACTGACACGACAGGAGATAGAATCTGTGCTGGGACCTGTGGATGTATTCAATCGAAGCACCACATCTCCCACTGCACCGGGACAGCTGGAGATGCACTACTCCCCTCGGACGACTCTCCATATCGTGGAAAGTCTTTCACTCCTACCCTCTGAGCTGAAGGCAGGCGCCGGGGCTCTGATCTATAGTGATCCCGCAAAAGGTAAAGGTTTTTCCTGTCAGGAAATTCTTTCTCCTTCGGCTGATCCTGTTGAGGCGGCATCTCGTCTTTTCTCCGCTCTCCATGCTCTGGATCATCAGAATCTAAAATGTATCTACGCCGAAGTCATTCCAGAAGAGGGAATAGGGCGGGCGGTTATGGATAGAATCTATAAGGCGTCTGAAAAATAA
- a CDS encoding ABC transporter permease has translation MNNNEFSIPLIHNSIGIMTPFLLAGIGGLMTELAGMLNIALEGLILIGAFFSVIFVAATGSLFWGLLFSLLMTIFFAFIFGAVTLYLKANVFITGLATNLLAGGLTTVLAFYLYGTKGVLMFEGLPALPVFRMPSLHGIPLIGDILFGHNILVYLGWIIVVLAWVLIYKTPFGYRLRGTGSNFDAMVALGIRPQRYQMIAILISGLTCGLAGAVLTLNLGAYVPNISAGRGWIALVVIYLGGKTPFGILGAAFIFGLAESFSNYAQGFLDIPVDFILAFPYLITVVAMVLMSIAQHRKEA, from the coding sequence ATGAATAACAATGAGTTTTCTATTCCCCTGATTCATAACTCAATAGGAATTATGACCCCCTTTCTCCTGGCGGGAATCGGCGGACTGATGACAGAGCTGGCAGGAATGCTGAACATTGCTTTGGAAGGATTGATTCTCATTGGAGCCTTTTTCAGTGTGATCTTTGTTGCGGCAACCGGAAGCCTTTTCTGGGGGCTTCTCTTCTCTCTGCTGATGACCATTTTCTTTGCATTTATATTCGGAGCGGTAACCCTCTATCTGAAGGCTAATGTCTTTATCACCGGATTAGCGACCAACCTTCTGGCCGGTGGATTAACGACTGTTCTGGCTTTCTACCTTTATGGTACCAAGGGAGTCCTCATGTTTGAAGGGCTTCCTGCTCTTCCTGTATTCAGGATGCCTTCTCTTCATGGAATCCCCTTAATAGGAGATATCCTGTTTGGTCATAATATTCTGGTCTACCTTGGCTGGATTATTGTTGTTCTCGCCTGGGTACTGATCTATAAAACACCCTTTGGATACAGACTCCGGGGAACGGGCAGTAATTTTGATGCCATGGTTGCCCTGGGAATCCGTCCTCAGCGCTATCAGATGATTGCTATTCTTATCTCCGGGCTGACCTGTGGACTCGCCGGTGCCGTATTGACTCTGAATCTGGGAGCCTATGTTCCTAATATCTCTGCCGGCAGAGGCTGGATCGCCCTGGTTGTTATCTATCTCGGAGGGAAAACTCCTTTCGGGATTTTAGGAGCCGCTTTTATTTTTGGTCTGGCGGAGAGTTTTTCAAATTATGCGCAGGGCTTTTTAGATATTCCTGTGGACTTTATTCTTGCCTTCCCCTACCTGATCACCGTTGTAGCCATGGTCCTCATGTCTATAGCTCAGCATAGGAAAGAAGCGTAA